One genomic region from Terriglobus aquaticus encodes:
- a CDS encoding glycoside hydrolase family 9 protein produces MPMAANDKSKTEGADGTVPRIVTNQCGYRPAAAKVASVVLAEGAPDRQDFTVESARGEVVLRGTLPAAARDAASGDLVALVDFSAVRTSGTYRIRTADAVSDPVIIAETAYGAALKTAMRAFYGQRCGCKVDLGGGYKHKACHKAGEFGVSSGKSGPVRNSGGWHDAGDYGRYVVNSGISTATLLYAWEMFPAMLQPLKLQIPESGGRVPDFLAEVRWNLQWMLSMQDPADGGVWHKQTSAAFCGFIMPERDDLPSQVIGTGSAPFKSTCATADLAAVAAIAARCYRPYDPKFAESCLVAARAAYKWARENPEVLFKNPPGVTTGEYGDRSSADEMMWAAAELFRTTGEAEFRVAFEAGLPAELRVTTPGWNNLMSFALWAYAMSTGANAALRDRIVSATRDAANALVEHSRTSGFGNTMEATDYVWGSNSVAANHALLLLMADRFQSDPAAREAALANLHYLLGRNCFGVSWVTGVGVRPFQHPHHRPSQADKIAAPWPGLLSGGPNAHGGDSVADKLPKRPPMRMWVDDWQAYSMNEVAINWNAPLVFLLAAANA; encoded by the coding sequence ATGCCGATGGCCGCGAATGACAAGAGCAAGACCGAGGGTGCGGACGGCACCGTTCCGCGCATCGTGACGAACCAGTGCGGCTACCGGCCGGCTGCGGCCAAGGTGGCAAGCGTTGTGTTGGCGGAGGGTGCTCCGGACCGGCAGGACTTCACAGTGGAGTCGGCGCGTGGCGAAGTGGTGCTGCGTGGAACGTTGCCCGCCGCCGCACGGGACGCCGCGTCCGGTGATCTTGTGGCGCTCGTGGACTTTTCCGCGGTGCGTACGTCCGGTACCTACCGCATCCGCACTGCCGACGCCGTGAGCGATCCGGTGATCATTGCGGAGACGGCGTATGGGGCCGCGTTGAAAACGGCGATGCGGGCGTTCTACGGCCAGCGGTGCGGGTGCAAGGTCGACCTGGGCGGCGGATACAAGCACAAGGCGTGCCACAAGGCTGGCGAGTTCGGTGTGAGTTCCGGCAAGAGCGGTCCGGTGCGCAACAGCGGTGGATGGCACGATGCCGGGGACTACGGGCGCTACGTGGTGAACAGCGGCATCTCCACCGCCACTCTGCTGTACGCGTGGGAGATGTTCCCCGCAATGCTGCAGCCGCTGAAGCTGCAGATTCCCGAGTCGGGTGGCCGCGTTCCGGACTTTCTGGCCGAGGTGCGGTGGAACCTGCAATGGATGCTGAGCATGCAGGATCCGGCCGATGGCGGCGTGTGGCATAAACAGACCAGCGCGGCGTTCTGCGGCTTTATCATGCCGGAGCGCGACGACCTGCCCAGCCAGGTGATCGGCACCGGGAGCGCGCCTTTCAAGAGCACGTGTGCCACGGCCGACCTGGCCGCGGTGGCAGCGATCGCAGCACGATGCTACCGGCCGTACGACCCGAAGTTCGCGGAGAGCTGCCTTGTCGCGGCGCGCGCCGCATACAAGTGGGCGCGTGAGAACCCCGAAGTGCTGTTCAAGAATCCGCCGGGCGTGACCACCGGCGAATACGGCGACCGGTCCAGCGCCGACGAGATGATGTGGGCCGCGGCAGAGCTGTTTCGCACCACGGGCGAGGCAGAGTTTCGCGTCGCCTTTGAAGCGGGCTTGCCGGCGGAGCTGCGCGTGACAACGCCAGGCTGGAACAACCTGATGTCCTTTGCGCTGTGGGCCTATGCGATGAGCACGGGAGCGAATGCCGCGTTGCGCGATCGCATTGTGAGCGCGACGCGGGATGCGGCCAACGCGCTCGTGGAGCATTCGCGCACGAGCGGCTTTGGCAACACGATGGAGGCGACGGATTATGTGTGGGGATCGAACTCGGTCGCCGCGAACCACGCGCTGCTGCTGCTGATGGCCGATCGGTTCCAAAGCGACCCGGCTGCGCGCGAGGCCGCGCTGGCGAACCTGCACTACCTGCTGGGCCGCAACTGCTTTGGTGTGTCGTGGGTGACAGGGGTGGGCGTCCGCCCGTTTCAGCATCCGCACCACCGGCCAAGCCAGGCCGACAAGATTGCTGCGCCATGGCCGGGTCTGCTCTCCGGCGGTCCGAATGCGCACGGTGGCGACTCGGTGGCCGACAAGCTGCCGAAGCGGCCGCCCATGCGGATGTGGGTGGATGACTGGCAGGCGTATTCGATGAACGAGGTGGCAATCAACTGGAACGCGCCGCTGGTGTTCCTGCTGGCAGCCGCGAACGCGTAA
- a CDS encoding DUF6599 family protein has protein sequence MLRLRRFFLVPASALLAAAALPSHSAVAQTPANSPAATTVSMPPAPLLPDSFGPWHATGTADNALNFDPAVAKELIVQRTDAKTYTADGATAVISAVQMTDSTGAYSGWTLKRAVATGEPMRPCAGGNSLGANCAVSAGRLLFWQGNTLVLIAPSGTHAVSAGSFSDLLTSLPKPLGAKGAPPLLPTRLPATGLLPETERYAVGPATYAAEGGTLPADVLNFSKSPEILTARYTGRAGSGLLTSIFYPTPTIAGEAQHALEKAIGNRALSPGMLAGSPTVRRSGPIVALVTGDFTKAQAEKLADAVKYNAEVTWNKPEGYADQFTISRTGNVVVQIIILVLTIVAAAAVLGVVFGGGRALIRKARGKPLSSLEDAEIIKLDLRGRPSKLQS, from the coding sequence ATGCTTCGCTTGCGGCGCTTCTTTCTTGTTCCAGCTTCGGCGCTCCTCGCTGCCGCGGCTCTCCCATCCCACTCTGCGGTTGCGCAGACGCCGGCGAACTCTCCGGCCGCAACCACCGTCTCCATGCCGCCGGCACCGCTGTTGCCCGACAGCTTCGGACCGTGGCACGCGACCGGCACCGCCGATAACGCGCTCAACTTTGACCCTGCCGTCGCGAAGGAACTGATCGTTCAGCGCACCGACGCGAAGACCTACACGGCCGATGGCGCCACCGCAGTCATCTCCGCCGTGCAGATGACCGACTCCACCGGTGCCTACAGCGGATGGACGCTGAAGCGCGCCGTAGCGACCGGCGAGCCCATGCGGCCCTGTGCCGGCGGCAACTCGCTGGGCGCGAATTGCGCCGTATCGGCCGGGCGCCTGCTCTTCTGGCAGGGCAACACGCTGGTGCTCATCGCGCCCTCGGGGACGCACGCCGTCTCTGCCGGTTCTTTCAGCGATCTGCTGACCTCGCTGCCCAAGCCGCTGGGCGCCAAGGGCGCCCCTCCGCTGCTGCCCACGCGCCTGCCCGCGACCGGCCTCCTGCCGGAAACGGAGCGGTACGCTGTTGGACCGGCGACCTACGCCGCCGAAGGTGGAACGCTGCCCGCAGATGTCCTGAACTTCTCCAAGAGCCCGGAGATCCTCACCGCGCGCTACACCGGCAGAGCCGGCAGCGGTCTGCTGACCTCCATCTTCTATCCCACGCCGACCATCGCGGGCGAAGCGCAGCATGCGCTGGAAAAGGCGATTGGGAATCGTGCACTTTCGCCCGGCATGCTCGCCGGTTCGCCCACCGTGCGGCGCTCCGGACCGATCGTCGCGCTTGTGACCGGCGACTTCACCAAGGCGCAGGCTGAGAAGCTGGCCGACGCTGTGAAGTACAACGCCGAGGTCACGTGGAACAAGCCGGAGGGCTACGCCGACCAGTTCACCATTAGCCGGACCGGCAACGTGGTCGTACAGATCATCATCCTGGTGCTCACCATCGTCGCCGCGGCAGCAGTGCTGGGCGTGGTCTTCGGTGGCGGTCGCGCGCTCATCCGCAAGGCTCGCGGTAAGCCACTCTCGTCGCTGGAAGACGCGGAGATCATCAAGCTGGACCTTCGCGGAAGGCCCAGCAAGCTGCAGTCCTAA
- a CDS encoding tetratricopeptide repeat protein, with product MSADTLTVGFSSTDAARILRIPVQQIAAWQRAGLLRKPDGSFTLRDMGAMRRLRSLRGSRPAGRSERQWAAALRSCLREEAEQEESRTVRSGARLVVRHGGALLDPLTQQFGFDFEACSATAAGAPELVRMPTVANPSAVSEAGADPFNRAQDLFQQAVLLEESALTVAAAADLYREVLALWPAHAPASVNLGTLLYNQQRFAEAEQCYRRAAAIDPDYALAFFDLGNVLDELQRLPEAIDAYLRAIQLAPQYADAHYNLALAYERTGERRRALRHWMRYVRLDPIGPWAAHARTQARKTLSSEKLRVVSRYGRRA from the coding sequence ATGTCCGCAGACACCCTGACAGTCGGCTTCTCCTCGACGGATGCCGCGCGTATTCTGCGCATTCCGGTACAGCAGATCGCAGCCTGGCAGCGCGCCGGCCTGCTACGAAAGCCGGACGGCAGCTTCACCCTGCGCGATATGGGTGCCATGCGCCGCCTACGCTCCTTGCGCGGATCGCGCCCGGCCGGCCGGTCTGAGCGGCAATGGGCCGCGGCTCTGCGCAGTTGTCTTCGCGAAGAAGCCGAGCAGGAGGAAAGCCGTACCGTGCGCAGCGGTGCCCGCCTGGTGGTGCGGCACGGCGGCGCCCTGCTTGACCCGCTCACGCAGCAATTCGGCTTCGACTTCGAAGCCTGTTCCGCGACGGCCGCAGGCGCGCCCGAACTGGTGCGCATGCCCACCGTGGCGAACCCTTCCGCTGTGTCCGAAGCAGGGGCCGACCCTTTCAACCGCGCGCAGGACCTGTTTCAGCAGGCGGTGCTGCTGGAGGAGAGTGCGCTCACCGTGGCCGCGGCCGCCGACCTGTATCGCGAAGTGCTGGCCCTGTGGCCCGCGCACGCCCCGGCCAGCGTGAACCTAGGAACGCTGCTGTACAACCAGCAACGCTTCGCCGAAGCCGAGCAGTGCTACCGCAGGGCAGCCGCGATCGACCCGGACTACGCCCTCGCTTTCTTCGATCTGGGCAACGTGCTCGACGAGCTGCAGCGCCTGCCCGAGGCCATCGACGCCTACCTGCGCGCGATCCAACTGGCGCCGCAGTACGCCGACGCTCATTACAACCTGGCCCTGGCCTATGAGCGCACCGGCGAACGCCGCCGCGCCCTGCGCCACTGGATGCGGTACGTCCGCCTGGATCCGATCGGGCCGTGGGCCGCACACGCGCGCACCCAGGCCAGGAAAACTCTAAGCAGCGAGAAGCTGCGGGTAGTCAGCCGCTACGGCAGACGCGCCTAG
- a CDS encoding cystathionine beta-lyase, with translation MAKDLEHKQDWRSKLSQPRAVEQGEFRSLAVPVHRGSTVVFPSQQDIREGWRDHAEGEYSYGIYGTPTALELAARIADLEGARQTFLVGSGQSAIALIYLAFCGTGSHVLVPSNAYGPNKELAAGLLQRCGIEAEVYEPSLGAGIAGLIRSSTSLVWCESPGSITMEVQDVPAIVAAAHAAGVPVALDNTYAAGVLFDAFAHGVDVSMQALTKYAGGHGDVLLGSVSVREESAYTRVGDTHRALGLTASPDDCSLVLRGLETLAIRMDAMERSALRIAEWLATQPAVGRVLHPALPTCEGHALWKRDFSGSASIFSVVFRDELPQEYVLRFVNALQRFKIGWSWGGTVSLVMAYPGLDRPRYGTGCIVRFHVGLEPIENLIEDLEQALAVCSRAS, from the coding sequence GTGGCGAAGGATCTCGAACATAAGCAAGACTGGCGATCGAAGTTGAGCCAGCCACGTGCCGTGGAGCAGGGCGAGTTCCGTTCGCTCGCCGTGCCCGTCCATCGCGGATCGACCGTTGTCTTTCCCTCGCAGCAGGACATTCGCGAAGGCTGGCGCGATCACGCGGAGGGCGAGTACAGCTACGGCATCTATGGAACGCCCACGGCGCTGGAGCTGGCGGCGCGTATCGCCGACCTGGAAGGAGCGAGGCAAACCTTTCTGGTGGGAAGCGGCCAGTCCGCAATTGCTCTTATCTATTTGGCTTTCTGCGGCACGGGCAGCCACGTCCTGGTTCCCTCCAATGCGTACGGCCCCAATAAGGAGCTGGCCGCTGGCCTTCTCCAGCGCTGCGGTATCGAGGCGGAGGTGTATGAGCCGTCGCTGGGGGCGGGCATCGCAGGGCTGATCCGGAGCAGTACTTCGCTGGTTTGGTGCGAGAGCCCCGGGTCCATCACCATGGAAGTGCAGGACGTCCCAGCCATTGTTGCGGCAGCGCATGCCGCCGGCGTGCCGGTCGCGCTCGACAACACCTATGCGGCCGGCGTTTTATTCGACGCGTTCGCACACGGCGTGGACGTGAGCATGCAGGCGCTGACCAAGTACGCCGGAGGGCACGGCGACGTACTACTGGGGTCGGTCTCGGTCCGGGAGGAGAGCGCGTATACGCGCGTGGGCGACACGCACCGCGCGCTCGGTCTGACGGCGTCGCCCGACGATTGCAGCCTGGTGCTGCGGGGTTTGGAGACGCTCGCCATCCGGATGGACGCGATGGAGCGCTCGGCGTTGCGCATCGCGGAGTGGCTGGCCACACAGCCGGCCGTGGGACGTGTGCTGCATCCGGCGCTGCCGACCTGCGAAGGGCATGCCCTTTGGAAGCGAGACTTCAGCGGATCGGCCAGCATCTTCTCGGTGGTGTTTCGGGACGAGCTGCCGCAGGAATACGTCTTGCGGTTCGTCAACGCGCTGCAACGATTCAAGATCGGCTGGAGCTGGGGAGGAACGGTCAGCCTGGTGATGGCCTACCCGGGCCTGGATCGGCCGCGGTATGGCACCGGCTGCATCGTCCGCTTCCACGTTGGCCTGGAGCCGATCGAGAACCTGATCGAGGATCTGGAGCAAGCCCTAGCTGTGTGCTCAAGGGCGAGCTGA
- a CDS encoding trans-sulfuration enzyme family protein, which produces MTDRPDFDPSTLVIHSNRSYERQSNSILFPIHQTATYIHETVGVTKGYGYSRGANPTVNALEQAIAAIEGTRTALCFRSGMSAITTLCLGLLHAGDHVVLSEVIYGGTARLFHQVLTHFGVEYTFADTASVEATEQAFRPNTRLLFIETPANPTLRLSDVRALADLAHSRENLLLAVDNTFLTPLLQDCLSLGADISMLSTTKYIDGHNATLGGSLASHNEALMERLLYVRKIIGSIQAPMDSWLALQGVKTLPARLAMHCEHAMKVAQWLAAHPRIAKVNYPGLPTFPQIELAKKQQKAFGGMLSFELDASPELSLKFVDALKLCTCAESLGSVETLITHPATASHCDLSLAERDRLGITDRLIRLSVGLESPKDLIADFEQAFQTVFA; this is translated from the coding sequence GTGACCGATCGACCCGACTTCGATCCATCGACTCTCGTGATTCATTCCAACCGGAGCTACGAACGTCAATCGAACTCGATCCTGTTTCCCATCCATCAGACGGCAACCTACATTCACGAAACCGTGGGCGTAACCAAAGGCTACGGCTACAGCCGAGGCGCCAACCCGACCGTGAATGCGCTGGAACAGGCCATTGCCGCAATCGAGGGAACGCGCACGGCGCTGTGCTTCCGCTCCGGTATGTCGGCCATCACAACGCTGTGCCTGGGCCTGTTGCATGCCGGGGACCACGTCGTACTTTCTGAGGTGATTTATGGCGGCACTGCCCGCCTGTTTCACCAGGTGCTGACCCACTTCGGAGTGGAGTACACCTTTGCGGATACGGCCTCAGTGGAGGCCACGGAGCAGGCCTTTCGGCCGAACACGCGATTGCTGTTCATCGAGACTCCCGCGAATCCAACGCTACGCCTGTCGGATGTGCGTGCGCTGGCGGACCTGGCGCATTCGCGGGAGAACCTGCTGCTTGCGGTGGATAACACCTTCCTGACGCCCCTGCTGCAGGACTGCCTTTCACTCGGCGCGGACATCTCCATGCTGTCCACGACCAAGTACATCGACGGCCACAACGCTACGCTGGGTGGATCGCTTGCCTCGCACAATGAAGCGCTGATGGAACGTTTGCTGTACGTGCGGAAGATCATCGGAAGTATCCAGGCGCCCATGGACTCGTGGCTTGCGCTGCAGGGCGTGAAGACGCTGCCGGCGCGACTTGCCATGCATTGCGAGCACGCCATGAAGGTGGCGCAGTGGCTTGCCGCGCACCCGCGGATTGCGAAGGTGAACTATCCGGGGCTGCCGACGTTTCCGCAGATCGAGCTGGCGAAGAAGCAGCAGAAGGCGTTCGGAGGCATGCTGTCGTTCGAGCTGGACGCATCGCCGGAGCTGTCGCTGAAGTTCGTCGATGCACTGAAGCTGTGCACCTGCGCGGAGAGCCTGGGCAGCGTGGAAACCTTGATCACGCACCCTGCGACGGCGTCCCACTGCGATCTGTCGCTAGCGGAACGCGATCGGCTGGGCATTACCGACCGGCTCATCCGCCTGTCGGTGGGTCTGGAATCGCCCAAGGACCTGATCGCCGACTTCGAGCAGGCGTTCCAGACCGTGTTTGCGTGA
- a CDS encoding CDP-alcohol phosphatidyltransferase family protein, whose product MNRTTAPRQSLRALPWSLVVLRLALAPGIVWAAASGRPDAVLSVCVLIALLSDIYDGVIARRLGCDTPAIRVADSLVDTVFYLGVLAALWLRKAAVVRREWPLLAILLTLECVRYVVDLRKFGKSSSYHSYLAKTWGLVMAISLILVFAFSRGGLLLGIALVLGILCDVEGLAMSAILPQWQHDVKTIPRALALRRAMLAGK is encoded by the coding sequence TTGAACAGGACCACAGCACCCCGGCAATCTTTGCGGGCTCTGCCGTGGTCCTTGGTCGTTCTACGGCTGGCTCTGGCGCCGGGCATCGTGTGGGCTGCGGCATCCGGCCGGCCGGATGCTGTTCTCTCGGTCTGCGTCCTGATCGCTCTCCTCTCGGATATTTACGACGGTGTGATCGCTCGCCGGCTGGGCTGCGACACTCCCGCGATCCGCGTGGCGGATTCGCTGGTGGATACGGTGTTCTATCTGGGTGTGCTGGCTGCGCTGTGGCTGCGCAAGGCGGCGGTTGTTCGGCGTGAATGGCCGCTGCTCGCCATCCTGCTCACGCTGGAGTGTGTGCGCTACGTGGTGGACTTGCGGAAGTTCGGCAAGAGTTCCAGCTACCACTCGTACCTAGCCAAGACGTGGGGCCTGGTGATGGCGATCTCTCTGATCCTGGTTTTTGCCTTCAGCAGGGGCGGGCTCTTGCTCGGCATCGCCCTGGTTCTTGGAATCCTGTGCGATGTGGAAGGCCTGGCGATGTCCGCCATCCTGCCGCAATGGCAGCACGATGTAAAGACGATTCCGCGCGCACTTGCACTACGCCGAGCTATGTTGGCCGGCAAGTAG
- the infC gene encoding translation initiation factor IF-3 yields the protein MKSEQLRRRLIPPFNDKRSQKSFIRTNEKIRAREVRVIDDNGEQLGIMAPFDALKIARERSLDLVEISPNAVPPVCRIQDYGKFLYEKDKSERAARKKQKVITIKEVKFSVTVDEHDYQTKKNQAVRFLSEGDKVKASLRFRGRQMAHRDLGYKIINRLIMDIGQTGVVEFMPRMEGTTLHAILAPSKKQEAPAPKKQAAESAPAEPVNA from the coding sequence ATCAAGAGCGAGCAGCTGCGGAGGCGACTTATTCCACCGTTCAACGACAAGCGTTCCCAGAAGTCCTTTATACGTACCAACGAAAAGATTCGCGCGCGCGAAGTGCGTGTGATTGATGACAACGGCGAGCAGCTCGGGATCATGGCCCCGTTTGACGCGTTGAAGATTGCACGGGAGCGATCGCTGGACCTGGTTGAAATTTCACCCAATGCCGTTCCGCCGGTGTGCCGCATCCAGGACTATGGCAAGTTCCTCTATGAGAAGGACAAGTCCGAACGCGCCGCCCGCAAGAAGCAGAAGGTCATCACCATCAAGGAAGTGAAGTTCTCCGTGACGGTGGATGAGCACGATTACCAGACCAAGAAGAATCAGGCCGTTCGCTTCCTCTCAGAGGGTGACAAGGTCAAAGCTTCGCTGCGGTTCCGTGGCCGCCAGATGGCGCACCGCGACTTGGGCTACAAGATCATCAACCGCCTGATCATGGACATTGGCCAGACCGGCGTGGTCGAGTTCATGCCGCGCATGGAAGGCACCACGCTGCACGCCATCCTGGCGCCAAGCAAGAAGCAGGAAGCGCCCGCGCCCAAGAAGCAGGCCGCCGAGTCCGCACCTGCAGAGCCCGTGAACGCGTAA
- a CDS encoding response regulator: MKRRILLVDDEVAVLLTLKTVLEISGFDVDTATSAREGKSRIKHREYEMVITDMRMEGERAGEEVIEAAKAAPYQPAIALLTAFPVDDEALDSMGADQMLVKPMHTRQLLQQLEALFAKRHGTADASESSEGDETEKPAKKVAATKAVKSAAAKPKPAAAKKTTAKKAPASKKAVAK; encoded by the coding sequence ATGAAGCGCCGCATTCTCCTTGTCGACGACGAAGTCGCCGTTCTACTCACCTTGAAAACTGTGCTCGAAATCAGCGGCTTTGACGTTGACACCGCCACCAGCGCGCGCGAAGGCAAGTCGCGCATCAAGCACCGCGAATACGAGATGGTCATCACCGACATGCGCATGGAAGGCGAGCGCGCCGGCGAAGAGGTCATCGAAGCCGCAAAGGCCGCGCCCTATCAGCCCGCCATCGCCCTGCTCACCGCGTTTCCCGTGGACGATGAAGCCCTGGATAGCATGGGCGCCGACCAGATGCTGGTAAAGCCCATGCACACCCGCCAGTTGCTGCAGCAGCTTGAGGCCCTGTTCGCCAAGCGGCACGGCACGGCCGACGCCTCGGAGTCCAGCGAAGGCGACGAGACCGAGAAGCCGGCGAAGAAGGTCGCAGCCACCAAAGCGGTCAAGTCAGCGGCAGCCAAGCCAAAGCCAGCGGCGGCAAAGAAGACCACGGCGAAGAAGGCACCCGCCAGCAAGAAAGCCGTCGCAAAGTAG
- a CDS encoding TonB-dependent receptor, with amino-acid sequence MQRSGFFRFASPSQLHRALLAVAPITLAMAAVAQSTSGVIAGTAKDSTGALVPNATVTLQNRGSGYSRTVTADAAGRFTFTNIPFDEYQLSAMGAGLQASAKRVRVSSAVPLAVDVTLAVVGSSTTVDVEATPDLTESDPTFHTDVDRAMISHLPTEGASSELSSIVTQLTPGVAADSNGLLHGLGDHNEVSFSVDGQPITDQQSKVFSNQLPADAVQSFEVIEGAPPAEYGDKTSLVVVVTTRSGQGITKPTGEVSFSYGSFGTSHLLANMAWGGPKWGNFITGSGLESGRFLDAPEFVVYHDKGNEENFFDRIDGQFSDVSSMHLNLQYTRSLFQTPNSYDTQYGFQQQGLTTGATDQRSKIETYLFAPTYTRVLSSAAVLNFAPYIRHDSYRYLPSANLLNDLGPIQQESVGQQRSLTNAGVRSDVSWTLGHNSLKFGGMYQQTFLRENDVLGLVDSNLNAPCLDVNGNPANVGPNQCATVNASSFSANPNYSPVLAPYDLTRGGGTYIWHGQTDVKQLALYAQDQLTAGNWQFNFGVRGDFYNGLAIDRQPEPRAGLSYNVKKTGTVLRLSYARTQETPFNENLVLSAHGCLDPVLNAVFTATAGYCNPAPFRPGFRNEFHAGFSQAIGSHLVVNGEWISKYTHNGYDFSVLGATPITFPIEWHNSKIPGYTASATLADVKGLTARVVFSSVAARFFNPQIGGVGATVATGGSTLPFRIDHDERANASTFIEYRVPRHKNLYYSLNWRYDSGLVAGSVPCYNATGANSGCTGFSTDANGNPLVNASGQPLINLSSLTADEQFQAGLTCDGVRATQTQGFTGCDAAGLTSKLVSIPGINQEDDDHNPPRISQRNLFDMEMGDDDLVHFSDRYHLGARLTAVNVTNKYALYNFLSTFSGTHYVTPRTVTGEIAFRF; translated from the coding sequence ATGCAACGATCGGGCTTCTTCCGATTCGCATCGCCGTCCCAGCTTCACCGAGCGCTGCTTGCTGTTGCGCCCATCACCCTGGCCATGGCCGCGGTGGCGCAGAGCACCTCCGGCGTGATTGCCGGCACAGCCAAGGACAGCACGGGCGCACTTGTGCCCAACGCAACGGTGACCCTGCAGAACCGGGGCAGCGGCTACAGCCGCACGGTTACGGCCGATGCCGCCGGCCGCTTCACCTTCACCAACATCCCGTTCGATGAGTACCAGCTTTCGGCAATGGGAGCGGGTCTGCAGGCCTCGGCGAAGCGCGTGCGGGTCTCGTCTGCCGTGCCGCTGGCGGTGGATGTGACGCTGGCAGTCGTTGGGTCCTCGACAACGGTAGACGTGGAGGCGACGCCCGACCTGACGGAGAGCGATCCGACCTTTCACACCGACGTGGACCGCGCGATGATCAGCCACCTGCCCACGGAGGGCGCTTCGTCGGAGTTGAGTTCGATCGTGACGCAGTTGACGCCGGGCGTTGCTGCGGATTCCAACGGCCTGCTGCACGGCCTGGGCGACCACAACGAGGTCTCGTTCTCGGTGGACGGACAGCCGATCACGGATCAGCAGAGCAAGGTGTTCAGCAACCAGTTGCCGGCGGACGCGGTGCAGTCGTTCGAGGTGATCGAGGGCGCACCGCCCGCGGAGTACGGCGACAAGACCAGCCTGGTAGTCGTGGTGACCACGCGATCCGGCCAGGGCATCACCAAGCCCACGGGCGAGGTGTCGTTCTCCTATGGAAGCTTCGGCACGAGCCATCTGCTGGCGAACATGGCGTGGGGCGGTCCCAAATGGGGCAACTTCATCACGGGCAGCGGACTTGAGAGCGGCCGGTTTCTGGACGCGCCGGAGTTCGTGGTGTACCACGACAAGGGCAACGAGGAGAACTTCTTCGACCGCATCGACGGGCAGTTCTCTGACGTGAGCTCGATGCACCTGAACCTGCAGTACACGCGGTCGCTGTTCCAGACGCCGAACAGTTACGACACGCAGTACGGCTTCCAACAGCAGGGTCTGACGACGGGCGCAACCGACCAGCGCTCCAAGATTGAAACGTACCTGTTTGCGCCAACGTACACGCGGGTGCTGAGCTCGGCCGCGGTGCTGAACTTCGCACCCTACATTCGCCACGACAGCTATCGTTACCTGCCCTCGGCAAACCTCTTGAACGACCTGGGCCCGATTCAGCAGGAGAGCGTTGGTCAGCAGCGTTCGCTGACCAACGCCGGCGTTCGCTCTGACGTGAGCTGGACCCTGGGGCACAACAGCCTGAAGTTCGGCGGCATGTACCAGCAGACTTTTCTGCGCGAGAACGATGTGCTTGGTCTGGTCGATTCCAACCTGAATGCGCCTTGCCTCGACGTCAATGGAAATCCGGCAAATGTCGGTCCCAACCAGTGCGCGACGGTCAACGCATCGAGCTTCTCGGCAAATCCGAATTACAGTCCGGTGCTGGCGCCGTATGACCTGACGCGCGGCGGTGGCACTTACATCTGGCACGGGCAGACGGATGTGAAGCAGCTTGCTCTGTATGCGCAGGACCAGCTCACCGCGGGCAACTGGCAGTTCAATTTCGGCGTGCGCGGCGACTTTTACAACGGCCTTGCGATCGACCGCCAGCCCGAGCCGCGCGCTGGCCTGAGCTACAACGTGAAGAAAACGGGCACCGTGCTGCGCCTGTCGTACGCCCGCACACAGGAAACACCGTTCAACGAAAACCTCGTACTCTCGGCGCACGGGTGCCTCGATCCTGTGCTGAATGCGGTGTTCACGGCAACGGCAGGGTACTGCAACCCTGCACCGTTCCGGCCGGGCTTCCGCAACGAGTTCCACGCGGGCTTCAGCCAGGCGATCGGATCGCACCTGGTGGTGAATGGCGAGTGGATCAGCAAGTACACCCACAACGGCTATGACTTCAGCGTGCTGGGTGCGACGCCAATCACGTTCCCGATCGAGTGGCACAACTCGAAGATTCCGGGCTACACGGCAAGCGCGACCCTGGCGGACGTCAAAGGCCTGACCGCACGGGTTGTCTTCTCGTCGGTTGCGGCGCGGTTCTTCAATCCGCAGATCGGCGGCGTGGGCGCGACGGTTGCCACCGGTGGTAGCACGCTGCCGTTCCGCATCGATCACGATGAGCGCGCGAACGCATCCACGTTCATCGAGTACCGCGTGCCGCGGCACAAGAACCTGTACTACTCGCTGAACTGGCGGTATGACTCGGGCCTGGTGGCAGGATCGGTACCTTGCTACAACGCCACGGGAGCCAACAGCGGATGCACCGGCTTCTCCACCGATGCGAACGGCAATCCGCTGGTGAACGCGAGCGGCCAGCCGCTGATCAACCTGAGCAGCCTGACCGCAGACGAGCAGTTCCAGGCCGGGCTGACCTGTGACGGCGTGCGTGCGACGCAGACGCAGGGCTTCACGGGCTGCGATGCCGCGGGTCTAACCTCCAAGCTGGTGTCCATCCCGGGCATCAACCAGGAAGACGACGACCACAACCCGCCACGTATCTCGCAGCGCAACCTGTTCGATATGGAGATGGGCGATGACGACCTGGTGCACTTCAGCGACCGTTACCACCTGGGCGCGCGGCTGACCGCGGTGAACGTGACGAACAAGTACGCGCTGTACAACTTCCTGTCCACGTTTAGCGGAACGCACTACGTGACTCCGCGCACGGTTACGGGCGAGATCGCGTTCCGGTTCTGA